ATGGAGCCGCCGCCGCTGATGCCGTTGCCCGCGCGTTCCACCAGGGCGGGCAGCTTGGCGAAGACCGAAGGCGGATAGCCTTTGGTCGCCGGCGGCTCGCCGATGGCCAGGGCGATCTCACGCTGCGCCATGGCGTAGCGGGTAAGGGAGTCCATGATCAGCAACACGTGCTGCCCGCGATCGCGGAAATCTTCGGCGATGCGGGTGGCGTAGGCCGCTCCCTGCATGCGCAGCAGCGGCGACACGTCCGCCGGAGCGGCGATCACTACCGAGCGCGCGCGGCCTTCGGCACCGAGAATGTTCTCGATAAAGTCTTTGACCTCGCGGCCGCGCTCGCCGATCAGGCCAACGACGATCACGTCCGCCTGGGTATAACGGGCCATCATGCCGAGCAACACGCTCTTACCGACGCCGGAGCCGGCGAACAGGCCCATGCGCTGGCCGCGCCCGACGGTCAGCAGGCCGTTGATGGTGCGCACCCCCACGTCCAGCACCTGCTCGATCGGCGTGCGCTGCAAGGGGTTGAACGGCGCGGTGATCAGCGGCGCGCGGTAACCGGTTTCCGGCGAAGGCAGGCCGTCGAGCGGTTTGGCGCTGCCGTCCAACACGCGCCCCAGCAGGGCCGGGCCGAGCGGCAGCTGTTTGCCGGCGCTTTGGCCTTCCGGCGCGATGCGGGCGTAAACCCGCGCGCCCGGCACGATGCCTTCCACTTCTTCCAGCGGCATCAGGAACAGCCGCTGGCCGTTGAAGCCCACCACTTCGCTTTCCACTTCCTGCACTTCACCGGCGTCGTGCCGTTCGATGAGGCAGGTCGCCCCGAGCGGCAGCTGCAGGCCGGTGGCCTCCAGCACCAGCCCGGTGGCGCGGGTCAGGCGACCGTAGCGGCGCACCGTCGGCGCGCGGGCGATGCGTTTTTCCAGCGTATCCAGAGAACTCAGCCAGCGGCCGAGACGCGCGGTCATCAGACTTCTCCCGGTGCCGCCAGGCGGCACAGTTCATGCCAGCGCGTCGCCAGGCTGGCGTCGAGATCGCCTTCCTCGGCGCTGACCTTGCAGCCGCCCGGATGCAGTTCGCCGTCCGCCAGCAGGCGCCAGCCGTGCAGGCTGAGGGTAACCCCCAACTGCTGCTCGACGCGTGGGTAGTCGTCCGGGTGGACCCGCAGCTGCGGCTTGCCGTTGAACATCGGCTCCTGCTGAATCAGCTGTTGGATCTGCGCGAGCAGGGCGGTGCCGTCGCACACCGGCGGCTGGCCCAGCACCTGTTTGGCGGCGGTCAACGCCAACTGCATCAACCGTGACGCGATCACGCTGTCGAGCGCGTCCAGCGTGTGCTGGAATTCGGTGACCAACTGCTGCCAGTGAGCGGTCAGCGGCTGTTGCTGCTGCTGCGCTTCCAGCAGCCCCTGCTGGCGGCCTTCCTCCAGACCGGACTGAAAACCGGCCTCGTAACCTTTCTGCTGGCCGTCGGCATAGCCCAGTTGCTGGCCCTGTTGCTCCGCCTGCAGGCGCAGCGTCGCCAGCTGCTGCTGCAATTCGGCCTGCGCGTCCGGCGACGGATCGTCAAGTTCGAGCTCCGGCAATGGCGGCAGGTCGAGAACCGGTTTCTGTTCGCCCAAATCGTTGAGCGACCAGGGCTGCCAGGGCAGGGTGTTAATGCGATCAGACATAGGTGTCCTCGCCGCCGCCGATGATCATTTCGCCGGTTTCCGCCAGGCGTCTTACCACCAGCAGGATGGCTTTCTGCTCGTTCTCCACCTGCGACATGCGCACCGGCCCACGGTTGGCCAGGTCGTCGCGCAGGATGTCGGCGGCGCGTTGCGACATGTTCTTGAGGAACTTCTCGCGCAGCGGCTGTTCGGCGCCTTTCAACGCGATCAGCAGCGACTCGCCTTCCACTTCCTGCAGCAGGCGTTGGATGCTGCGATCGTCGACTTCCACCAGGTTTTCGAACAGGAACATCTCGTCGATGATCTTCTGCGCCAGCTCGCCGTCGTATTCGCGCATCGCGTCGATGACCGCTTCTTCCTGCTGGGTTTTCATCAGGTTGATGATCTCGGCGGCGGTGCGCACCCCGCCCATTTTGCTGCGCTTGAGGTTCTGGCCGTCGAGCAGGTTGTTCAGCACTTCGGTCAGCTCCGCCAACGCCGCCGGCTGCACGCCGCCGAAGGTGGCGATACGCAGCATCACGTCGTTGCGCAGGCGTTCGTCGAACAGGGCCAGGATGTCTGCCGCCTGGCCGCGTT
Above is a window of Serratia nematodiphila DZ0503SBS1 DNA encoding:
- the fliI gene encoding flagellar protein export ATPase FliI, with the translated sequence MTARLGRWLSSLDTLEKRIARAPTVRRYGRLTRATGLVLEATGLQLPLGATCLIERHDAGEVQEVESEVVGFNGQRLFLMPLEEVEGIVPGARVYARIAPEGQSAGKQLPLGPALLGRVLDGSAKPLDGLPSPETGYRAPLITAPFNPLQRTPIEQVLDVGVRTINGLLTVGRGQRMGLFAGSGVGKSVLLGMMARYTQADVIVVGLIGERGREVKDFIENILGAEGRARSVVIAAPADVSPLLRMQGAAYATRIAEDFRDRGQHVLLIMDSLTRYAMAQREIALAIGEPPATKGYPPSVFAKLPALVERAGNGISGGGSITAFYTVLTEGDDQQDPIADSARAILDGHVVLSRRLAEAGHYPAIDIEASISRAMTSLIDEEHYRRVRTFKQMLASYQRNRDLISVGAYAAGSDPLLDKAMTLYPQMEAYLQQGIFERSGYDEACQQLQQLIV
- the fliH gene encoding flagellar assembly protein FliH — translated: MSDRINTLPWQPWSLNDLGEQKPVLDLPPLPELELDDPSPDAQAELQQQLATLRLQAEQQGQQLGYADGQQKGYEAGFQSGLEEGRQQGLLEAQQQQQPLTAHWQQLVTEFQHTLDALDSVIASRLMQLALTAAKQVLGQPPVCDGTALLAQIQQLIQQEPMFNGKPQLRVHPDDYPRVEQQLGVTLSLHGWRLLADGELHPGGCKVSAEEGDLDASLATRWHELCRLAAPGEV
- the fliG gene encoding flagellar motor switch protein FliG — its product is MSLTGTDKSAILLMTLGEDRAAEVFKHLSSREVQLLSGTMAGMSQVSHKQLGEILTEFEDDAEQYAALSVNASDYLRSVLVKALGEERAASLLEDILESRETTTGMETLNFMEPQSAADLIRDEHPQIIATILVHLKRGQAADILALFDERLRNDVMLRIATFGGVQPAALAELTEVLNNLLDGQNLKRSKMGGVRTAAEIINLMKTQQEEAVIDAMREYDGELAQKIIDEMFLFENLVEVDDRSIQRLLQEVEGESLLIALKGAEQPLREKFLKNMSQRAADILRDDLANRGPVRMSQVENEQKAILLVVRRLAETGEMIIGGGEDTYV